Proteins encoded within one genomic window of Alosa alosa isolate M-15738 ecotype Scorff River chromosome 24, AALO_Geno_1.1, whole genome shotgun sequence:
- the cabz01076234.2 gene encoding butyrophilin subfamily 1 member A1, with protein MCLIGLQIVILQLAGVATAGVKFSVLVSNATVSLGDSVTLPCWLSPTTDAEGMEVRWYRSNSYNTPVLLYRDQKTQSSIQNRTRLMPREPSSSLKQGDVSIQIENVNLKDAGKYTCHVSSSEHYASDAVFLKVEVIGAPPILSLSRLEDDRMNVSCMSTGWHPAPQLQWSLGAQEALQPGRHSHTRVDDGLFTVLSWVVLPSESRWISCSVFLPSKKRDLKEARVDMNINLQPADSGGSSWMVAFIIALLAIIGLTTYLLYMKMKTKKATANIPLGIAEEKTTLLKEAPELAYSEDMKNHAVDIVVNKDAAPACLKVGKDGKMMRDSGDPATDYELCILGSPNFSSGQHYWEVGLKKENTKVKSFWWVGVATDSAVQTMREQKSMPTSGLWCLYSDNKHGVHTKSGSSHYISMASRPEVVGIFLDYDNGRLSFYDTKLRHHLVTIKYFFREMVYPLFNPSKGDKAALYILSLPFATPEVNSTAATAIET; from the exons ATGTGTCTCATAGGTCTACAAATAGTCATCCTACAACTAGCAGGCGTTGCTACAGCTG GCGTGAAATTCTCAGTTTTGGTCAGCAATGCTACAGTCTCACTTGGGGACTCGGTCACTCTGCCGTGCTGGCTCTCCCCCACTACGGATGCCGAGGGGATGGAGGTGCGCTGGTACCGAAGCAACAGCTACAACACACCTGTGCTGCTCTACCGTGACCAAAAAACCCAGAGCTCTATTCAAAACCGCACTAGGCTTATGCCCCGTGAGCCATCCAGTAGCCTTAAACAAGGGGATGTGTCAATACAAATTGAAAATGTCAATCTGAAGGACGCCGGGAAGTATACGTGCCATGTGAGCAGCAGTGAGCACTATGCCAGTGATGCAGTCTTTCTCAAAGTAGAGG tgatcggGGCCCCTCCGATCCTGTCTCTATCAAGGCTTGAAGATGACCGGATGAACGTGAGCTGCATGTCCACCGGATGGCATCCGGCTCCCCAGCTCCAGTGGTCTCTGGGGGCCCAAGAAGCGCTCCAGCCTGGGCGCCACTCTCACACCCGGGTGGACGATGGTCTGTTCACTGTGCTGAGCTGGGTGGTCCTCCCCTCAGAGTCCCGGTGGATCTCCTGCTCTGTGTTTCTGCCCAGCAAGAAAAGGGACCTGAAGGAGGCCAGGGTGGACATGAACATCAACTTACAGCCTGCAG ATTCAGGTGGATCATCTTGGATGGTAGCTTTCATCATAGCCCTGCTGGCAATAATAGGACTGACTACCTATCTATTATACATgaagatgaaaacgaaaaaag CAACAGCAAATATTCCCCTAGGAATAGCAG AGGAAAAGACAACCCTGTTAAAAGAAG CTCCGGAGCTTGCATACTCTGAGGACATGAAAAATCATGCAG TGGACATCGTTGTTAACAAGGATGCAGCTCCAGCTTGTTTGAAAGTTGGTAAAGATGGTAAAATGATGAGGGACAGTGGTGACCCAGCTACTGACTATGAACTATGTATCCTGGGAAGCCCAAACTTCTCTAGTGGACAGCACTACTGGGAGGTGGGATTAAAAAAGGAGAACACTAAAGTCAAGAGCTTCTGGTGGGTTGGAGTGGCAACAGACTCAGCAGTACAGACGATGAGGGAGCAGAAGTCCATGCCAACCAGTGGCCTGTGGTGCCTGTACTCAGACAACAAGCACGGAGTCCACACCAAATCAGGATCTTCTCACTACATCTCTATGGCATCTAGACCTGAGGTAGTAGGCATCTTCCTTGATTATGACAATGGCCGGCTTTCCTTCTATGATACAAAACTGCGCCATCATCTTGTTACCATTAAATATTTCTTTAGGGAAATGGTGTATCCTCTTTTCAATCCTAGCAAAGGGGATAAAGCAGCACTTTATATTTTATCATTGCCTTTTGCCACACCTGAAGTTAATAGCACAGCAGCAACTGCTATTGAAACATGA